One region of Patescibacteria group bacterium genomic DNA includes:
- a CDS encoding ComEC/Rec2 family competence protein, whose protein sequence is MMQLTKNKIFVLSLICFIVGIAGRSWIEFDFNWLIIYIFILTSVTTIFLFYKNKTVLAIGLSILFLFLGIARYQLSLPKIDKQNLAFYNNQEVVLEGIVCQESDIRQSNAKINLQVEKILIDENWQEVKGKVLITTFLYPEYNYGDRLEIKGKLQPPEQIEDFKYDRYLARFNIYSLMYYPRIKVIQANQGNKIYAGILNFKNKFKKVIDLSLPGEQAGIFGAMTLGSRRGVSENLVQNFSLTGTSHVMAISGLHITIIVTILMGLLIGLGLKRSQAFYGVIIILFLYVVMIGFPASAMRASLMGLMVLWAMKEGRLNQSTNALLIVACVLLLINPKLLRDDLGFKLSFGAVLGIILVAPLLEKVFHKLPETLGLKSSITMTLSAQVFTLPLIVLSFGNLSVISPIANVLILPVVPLIMMLGLGASLIGLISLKIAQILFWPVWLLLTYIIKIVTWFGELNFSSLKIERLSDGLVIVLYLVLIWVIWEFKRAKNKCRG, encoded by the coding sequence ATGATGCAATTAACAAAAAATAAAATTTTTGTTTTAAGTTTAATCTGTTTTATCGTTGGGATCGCTGGCCGGTCTTGGATTGAATTTGATTTTAATTGGTTAATAATTTATATTTTTATTTTAACGTCAGTGACGACGATTTTTTTGTTTTATAAAAATAAAACAGTTTTGGCTATTGGTTTATCTATTCTTTTTTTATTTTTAGGTATAGCTAGATATCAATTAAGTTTGCCTAAAATTGATAAACAAAATTTGGCTTTTTACAATAACCAAGAGGTGGTTTTAGAAGGTATAGTTTGTCAGGAAAGTGATATTCGGCAATCGAATGCAAAAATAAATTTGCAGGTCGAAAAAATTTTAATCGATGAAAATTGGCAAGAGGTAAAAGGTAAAGTTTTAATAACTACTTTTTTATATCCAGAATATAATTATGGTGATAGATTGGAAATTAAAGGTAAATTGCAACCACCTGAACAAATTGAAGATTTTAAATATGATCGTTATTTAGCGCGTTTCAATATTTATTCTTTAATGTATTATCCGCGGATTAAAGTTATTCAAGCCAACCAAGGTAATAAAATTTATGCTGGTATTTTGAATTTTAAAAATAAATTTAAAAAAGTTATTGATCTTAGTCTGCCGGGTGAACAAGCTGGCATTTTTGGAGCTATGACTTTAGGCTCTCGGCGGGGCGTGTCAGAGAATTTAGTCCAAAATTTTAGTTTAACTGGCACCAGTCATGTGATGGCTATTTCAGGCCTACATATTACAATTATTGTAACTATTTTAATGGGTTTATTAATTGGTCTGGGTTTAAAGCGCAGTCAGGCTTTTTATGGCGTAATTATAATTTTATTTTTATATGTAGTTATGATTGGTTTTCCAGCTTCAGCTATGCGAGCGAGTTTAATGGGTCTAATGGTTTTATGGGCAATGAAAGAAGGGCGTCTAAATCAATCGACGAATGCTCTATTGATAGTGGCTTGTGTTTTACTTTTGATTAATCCCAAACTCTTGCGAGATGATTTGGGTTTTAAATTATCGTTTGGTGCGGTGCTGGGTATTATTTTAGTCGCACCGTTATTAGAAAAAGTTTTTCATAAATTACCCGAAACCTTAGGTTTAAAATCTTCAATTACCATGACTTTATCAGCTCAGGTTTTTACTTTACCATTAATTGTTTTAAGCTTTGGAAATTTATCTGTAATTAGTCCCATAGCTAATGTTTTAATTTTACCGGTGGTGCCATTGATAATGATGTTGGGTTTAGGCGCCAGTTTGATCGGTTTAATAAGTTTAAAAATAGCTCAAATTTTATTTTGGCCGGTGTGGTTATTGTTAACTTATATTATTAAAATAGTAACTTGGTTCGGAGAGCTAAATTTTAGTAGTTTAAAAATTGAACGCTTGTCGGACGGTTTAGTGATTGTGTTGTATTTAGTTCTGATTTGGGTGATTTGGGAATTTAAAAGAGCTAAAAATAAGTGTAGGGGTTAG
- a CDS encoding GIY-YIG nuclease family protein, which translates to MTSKKQNYVYILTNKGNTTLYTGVTDNLKERAIQHKTKINPQSFSSKYNLNKLVYYETYQDIREAIEREKQIKAGSRQKKLQFIKKYNPGWKDLSLEL; encoded by the coding sequence ATGACTTCTAAAAAACAAAATTACGTTTATATTTTAACTAACAAAGGTAATACAACCCTATATACAGGCGTCACAGATAATTTAAAAGAGCGTGCTATTCAACATAAAACAAAAATTAATCCTCAAAGTTTTAGTTCAAAGTATAACCTTAATAAGTTGGTTTATTATGAAACATATCAAGACATCCGAGAAGCGATTGAACGTGAAAAACAAATTAAAGCAGGTTCAAGACAAAAGAAACTCCAGTTTATTAAAAAATATAATCCAGGCTGGAAAGACTTGAGTCTTGAATTGTAA
- a CDS encoding CIA30 family protein — translation MATKKTTNKNEKLVSRPISKSTSPNKTKNYMPLIIGVIIAVVGIGYGIYSSNQKQIIGNDKDKVVELNSQEGSLKSLLFGKNNYDLSYAEYDAKAVELISDFEPNSSWQGEAFVDRRIFMEGISSLGLTSAEHELANIFLEKEIDMSDVKYLEFYLNLSDSQALELAQVKLGDTNLDNYYIYTLSNLNEGWNFLQIPLEQFVIGQQAEVVDEADEFNWSKIGKIQFEIMSRPNNTVIANFDYLTLQRDDSYLKDWMSRENKCLGLGKNNDQINLLFRNQGSFTATLNEVSGVDDFEYKAKITPQIKGRAGLFFRGDYKNSQGYYYMIGGIDTNTWSLMKYGQEGWETLTNGRINNFTFEKNKEYWLSVKASGNNLVGYLSTDNNQYSEIFSINDEEMLSGGVGVAVLDSAFCLFNDFSVKR, via the coding sequence ATGGCAACTAAAAAAACAACCAATAAAAATGAAAAATTGGTTTCTAGGCCGATTAGTAAATCAACTTCACCGAATAAAACCAAAAATTACATGCCTTTGATTATCGGTGTTATTATTGCGGTGGTGGGTATTGGCTATGGAATTTATTCCAGTAACCAAAAACAAATCATTGGTAATGACAAAGATAAAGTGGTGGAATTAAATAGTCAAGAAGGCTCTTTAAAAAGTTTGTTATTTGGTAAAAATAATTATGATTTAAGCTACGCCGAATATGATGCAAAAGCGGTTGAGCTAATTAGCGATTTTGAACCTAATAGTAGTTGGCAGGGCGAGGCCTTTGTAGATCGGCGTATTTTTATGGAGGGAATTTCAAGTTTGGGGTTGACTAGTGCAGAACATGAGTTAGCTAATATTTTTTTAGAAAAAGAAATTGACATGTCAGATGTAAAATATCTGGAATTTTATTTAAATTTAAGTGATAGTCAAGCCTTGGAATTAGCTCAAGTAAAATTAGGCGATACAAATTTAGATAATTATTATATTTACACTTTAAGTAATTTAAACGAAGGTTGGAATTTTTTACAAATTCCTTTAGAACAATTTGTAATTGGTCAGCAAGCTGAAGTAGTTGATGAAGCCGATGAATTTAATTGGTCAAAAATTGGCAAAATCCAATTTGAAATTATGTCACGCCCTAACAATACAGTCATTGCTAATTTTGATTATTTAACCTTACAACGCGACGATTCTTATTTAAAAGATTGGATGAGTCGAGAAAATAAATGTTTAGGTCTTGGCAAAAATAATGATCAGATTAATTTATTATTTAGAAATCAGGGTAGTTTTACAGCCACCTTAAACGAAGTGAGTGGAGTTGATGATTTTGAGTATAAAGCCAAGATTACGCCTCAAATTAAGGGACGAGCCGGTTTATTTTTTAGAGGTGATTATAAAAATAGTCAGGGTTATTACTATATGATTGGTGGAATTGATACGAATACTTGGTCATTAATGAAATATGGCCAAGAGGGTTGGGAAACATTAACCAACGGTCGTATAAATAATTTTACTTTTGAAAAAAACAAAGAGTATTGGTTGTCAGTCAAAGCTTCCGGAAATAATTTAGTTGGTTATTTATCAACTGATAATAATCAATATTCTGAAATTTTTTCAATCAACGACGAAGAGATGTTGTCGGGTGGCGTCGGGGTAGCTGTTTTGGATAGTGCATTTTGTTTGTTTAATGATTTTTCAGTAAAAAGATAG
- a CDS encoding GIY-YIG nuclease family protein → MFYYVYVLLSDKDKQRYIGCTDNLQRRYAEHNSGLVFSTKNRRPLKLIYYEACLNKKDAFMREKYLKGQWGYKYVNKRLNNFYNNL, encoded by the coding sequence ATGTTTTATTATGTATATGTTTTATTGAGCGATAAGGATAAGCAAAGATATATTGGTTGCACAGATAATTTACAAAGACGTTATGCAGAACATAATAGTGGATTAGTTTTTTCTACTAAAAACAGAAGACCTTTAAAATTAATTTATTACGAAGCTTGTCTCAACAAGAAAGACGCTTTTATGAGAGAAAAATATTTAAAAGGTCAGTGGGGATATAAATACGTTAATAAAAGATTAAATAATTTTTATAATAATTTATAA
- a CDS encoding class I SAM-dependent methyltransferase yields MVDIYKKEYFNNYYKNLKKNTNYEIKRNINWFWGWFKYLNRFIDLRDGKGSKVLEVGCAIGAFSSILYNHNFNVYASDFSKYILSVAKKEHPKIKFYNFDVQKEILINEKFNYIFSFEVLEHLHSPILALKNMYDKLLLNGILVCSTPPPYKKFVDINGHINVKSAQDWANILQKAGFQKNKIKIKQVLFLPFFYRYSKKFSFVIPIKINLPYFNSTYFIIAQK; encoded by the coding sequence ATGGTAGATATTTATAAAAAAGAATATTTTAATAATTATTATAAAAATTTGAAAAAAAATACAAATTATGAAATTAAGCGTAACATTAATTGGTTTTGGGGTTGGTTTAAATATCTTAATAGGTTTATTGATTTGCGAGATGGTAAAGGTAGTAAAGTATTAGAGGTTGGTTGTGCGATTGGAGCATTCTCCTCTATTTTATATAATCATAATTTTAATGTTTATGCTTCAGATTTTTCTAAATATATTTTAAGTGTTGCAAAAAAAGAACATCCAAAAATTAAATTTTATAATTTTGATGTGCAAAAAGAAATTTTAATTAATGAAAAGTTTAATTATATTTTTTCATTTGAAGTTTTAGAACATCTGCATAGTCCTATTTTGGCACTGAAAAATATGTATGACAAGCTTTTGTTAAATGGAATTTTGGTTTGTTCGACCCCCCCTCCATATAAAAAATTTGTTGATATAAACGGACATATAAATGTAAAATCGGCACAGGATTGGGCTAATATTTTACAAAAAGCGGGTTTTCAAAAAAATAAAATTAAAATAAAGCAGGTTCTTTTTTTACCGTTTTTTTATAGATATTCTAAAAAGTTTAGTTTCGTTATTCCCATAAAAATTAATTTACCGTATTTTAATTCTACTTATTTTATAATTGCTCAAAAATGA
- a CDS encoding glycosyltransferase family 2 protein, with the protein MNKKVSIIIVNYNGKKWIKKCFDSLHEQNYKNIEIIFVDNASIDGSVELIKRFYPEVKIIINKENLGFVGGNNIGYQNSTGDYILLLNNDTIVTKDFLEVLVAFLNKNKDVGVVQPKIYLTKEDGLLDCTGSFLNKTGFLQHVGFLEKDRGQYNKEKEIFSAKGACMLIKRELIEKINLFDDDYFAYFEETDFCWRSWLAGCKTIFLPQSIIYHDMGLTSRNLPSPFIDYHSFKNRICTLIKNLGIKNLIFILPLHLFLCVIISFLFFIKGRTKNGWAIIKAIKWNIINIRNNFQKRKYIQQKIRIINDKTIFNINNNQFSLKKNLKNLFLYLKRW; encoded by the coding sequence ATGAATAAAAAAGTCTCAATAATAATTGTTAATTATAATGGTAAGAAATGGATTAAAAAATGTTTTGATTCTTTGCATGAGCAAAATTATAAAAATATTGAGATTATTTTTGTTGATAATGCCTCTATAGATGGCTCGGTTGAATTAATAAAGAGGTTTTATCCAGAAGTTAAAATAATAATTAATAAAGAAAATTTAGGCTTTGTGGGTGGAAATAATATTGGATATCAGAATTCTACAGGAGATTATATTTTGCTTTTAAATAACGATACAATTGTGACTAAAGATTTTTTGGAGGTTTTAGTAGCTTTTTTAAATAAAAATAAAGATGTTGGGGTTGTTCAGCCTAAAATATATCTAACAAAAGAAGATGGCTTACTTGATTGTACTGGATCTTTTTTAAATAAAACTGGTTTTTTACAACATGTTGGTTTTTTAGAAAAAGATAGAGGACAGTACAACAAAGAAAAAGAAATTTTTAGTGCTAAGGGAGCCTGTATGCTTATAAAAAGAGAATTAATAGAAAAAATTAATTTATTTGATGATGATTATTTTGCTTATTTTGAAGAAACAGATTTTTGTTGGAGGTCATGGCTGGCTGGCTGTAAAACTATTTTTTTACCTCAATCAATAATTTATCATGACATGGGATTGACTAGTCGTAATTTACCATCTCCTTTTATTGATTATCATTCTTTTAAAAACAGAATTTGTACTTTAATTAAAAATCTAGGAATTAAAAATTTAATTTTTATTTTACCACTTCATTTATTTTTATGTGTTATAATAAGCTTCTTGTTTTTTATTAAAGGAAGGACCAAAAATGGTTGGGCAATAATTAAAGCTATAAAATGGAATATAATAAATATTAGAAATAATTTTCAAAAAAGAAAATATATACAACAAAAAATTAGAATAATAAATGATAAGACTATTTTTAATATAAATAATAATCAATTTTCACTTAAAAAGAATCTTAAAAATTTATTTTTATATTTAAAGAGATGGTAG
- a CDS encoding class I SAM-dependent methyltransferase — protein MNIEKYAKIAPQFYSDKIPELLKKYLKKINWQNYLDCGCGDGSLLYALKINKFFDNKNIFAIDLSKNRIELVKKINQNIIANIDDAEEMKTIKNNSIDFFVSTQVIEHVNDKRMINNINRIVKSNGIIYIATVFKKRYGWYFYRNNKKWVIDPTHLREYKKDSELLNLFSRSKFKLLENKKTILKFPIIDFFIKRFGINNRNFYDNKFFKILRKIQIPILGYYNWEIILIKK, from the coding sequence ATGAATATAGAAAAATATGCAAAAATAGCTCCTCAGTTTTATTCTGATAAAATTCCAGAATTATTAAAAAAATATCTAAAAAAAATAAATTGGCAAAATTATTTAGATTGTGGTTGCGGCGATGGATCTTTGTTGTATGCTTTAAAAATAAATAAATTTTTTGATAATAAAAATATTTTTGCGATAGATTTGTCAAAAAATAGAATAGAATTAGTTAAAAAAATAAATCAAAATATTATTGCGAACATAGATGATGCAGAAGAAATGAAAACAATAAAAAATAATAGTATTGATTTTTTTGTATCAACTCAGGTCATTGAACACGTCAATGACAAAAGAATGATAAATAATATAAACCGAATAGTTAAAAGTAATGGGATTATATATATTGCGACTGTTTTTAAGAAACGGTATGGGTGGTATTTTTATAGAAATAATAAAAAATGGGTAATAGATCCTACACATTTAAGGGAATATAAAAAAGACAGCGAATTGTTAAATTTGTTTAGTCGAAGTAAATTTAAATTATTAGAGAATAAAAAAACAATTTTAAAATTTCCAATTATAGATTTTTTCATTAAAAGATTTGGAATTAATAATAGAAATTTCTATGATAATAAGTTTTTTAAAATTTTAAGAAAAATTCAAATACCAATATTAGGTTATTATAATTGGGAAATTATATTAATAAAAAAATGA
- a CDS encoding glycosyltransferase translates to MENKPLVSIIVPTYNSEQFINQCLESIQQQSYKNIEIIVVDNNSKDKTKEIAQRYTDKVFNQGPERSAQVNFGVEKSNGEYVYKVDSDFILDKDVVKQCVEKVAEGFEAVVVHNSPDVRISWIAKIRKFEVDMYKYDITHSSARFVKKEVYQKIGGFNGKITAGEDYDFQNKLNRNNYKTGFIEAEALHLGEPKKFWKHMKKYYIYGKDFVNYKENNQDESKKQLGFFRNVYFKNWQKFIKHPILGTGFIIYNFCKFGFGGLGYIIGKK, encoded by the coding sequence ATGGAGAATAAGCCACTAGTTTCAATAATTGTGCCAACCTACAATTCTGAGCAATTTATTAACCAATGTTTGGAGTCAATTCAACAACAGAGTTATAAAAATATTGAAATTATAGTGGTTGATAATAATTCAAAAGATAAGACTAAAGAAATCGCTCAAAGATATACTGACAAGGTTTTTAATCAGGGTCCAGAGAGATCGGCGCAAGTTAATTTTGGAGTAGAAAAATCCAATGGTGAATATGTCTATAAAGTTGATTCAGATTTTATTTTAGATAAAGATGTTGTAAAACAATGCGTTGAAAAGGTAGCCGAAGGTTTTGAGGCTGTGGTGGTGCATAATTCTCCAGATGTGAGAATTTCGTGGATAGCAAAAATTAGAAAATTTGAAGTTGATATGTATAAATATGATATTACGCATTCATCAGCCAGGTTCGTAAAAAAAGAAGTTTATCAAAAAATAGGGGGGTTTAATGGAAAAATAACCGCTGGCGAGGATTATGATTTTCAAAATAAATTAAATAGGAATAATTATAAAACCGGATTTATAGAGGCAGAAGCGTTGCATTTGGGCGAGCCAAAGAAATTTTGGAAACACATGAAAAAGTATTATATTTATGGCAAGGACTTTGTGAATTATAAAGAAAATAATCAAGATGAGTCAAAAAAACAATTAGGTTTTTTTAGAAATGTTTATTTTAAAAATTGGCAAAAATTTATAAAACATCCAATTCTCGGAACCGGATTTATAATTTATAATTTTTGTAAATTTGGATTTGGAGGGTTGGGGTATATAATTGGTAAAAAATAA
- a CDS encoding glycosyltransferase family 4 protein has protein sequence MKILWLTWKDLKNPLAGGAEVVNQELAKRLAQDGHEVIFIVGGFDGCAKEEIIDGYKIIRLGGRWTVYWQAYKYYKKNSKDWPDLVIDEINTIPFLAKFYVSPRVIPASCPPNRREAGIQKKNSKVILFIHQLCRQIWFYQIWFPLNLIGYLLEPIYLWLLNDREVITVSQSTQNDLLKYGFKKDDIKIISEGIEILPLPEGEIERGWENVKFDQPSILSLGSLRAMKRTLHIVKAFEIAKKEKPDLQLIIAGDSQDKYGQKVLKYIQQSKFKESIKCLGRVSKEKKIELMQKSHLICVTSVKEGWGLIVTEANSQGTPAVVYNVDGLRDSVKNQQTGLVCQQNTPQNLAENIIKLLENKTEYDRLRKNGWQWSREINFEKSYRDFKKALNSR, from the coding sequence ATGAAAATTTTGTGGTTAACATGGAAAGACTTAAAAAATCCTTTAGCTGGCGGGGCCGAGGTAGTTAATCAAGAATTAGCCAAGCGATTAGCACAGGATGGACACGAGGTTATTTTTATAGTTGGGGGGTTTGATGGATGCGCAAAGGAAGAAATTATTGATGGTTATAAAATAATTCGTTTGGGTGGTCGTTGGACGGTTTATTGGCAAGCATATAAATATTATAAAAAAAATTCAAAAGATTGGCCGGATTTAGTGATTGATGAGATTAATACTATTCCATTTTTAGCTAAGTTTTATGTTTCTCCTCGCGTCATTCCCGCGTCCTGCCCGCCGAATCGGAGGGAGGCGGGAATCCAGAAAAAAAATTCGAAAGTTATCCTGTTTATTCACCAACTGTGTCGACAAATTTGGTTTTATCAGATATGGTTTCCATTAAATTTAATTGGATATTTATTAGAACCAATTTATCTTTGGTTATTAAATGATCGAGAGGTAATTACAGTTTCTCAAAGCACGCAAAACGATTTATTAAAATATGGATTTAAAAAAGATGATATTAAAATTATCAGCGAAGGAATAGAAATTCTCCCCCTGCCTGAAGGGGAGATTGAGAGGGGGTGGGAGAATGTTAAGTTTGATCAGCCGAGTATTTTAAGCTTAGGAAGTTTGCGAGCCATGAAAAGAACTTTGCACATAGTGAAAGCTTTTGAAATAGCTAAAAAAGAAAAACCAGATTTACAATTAATTATAGCTGGCGATAGTCAAGATAAATACGGTCAAAAAGTTTTAAAATATATTCAGCAATCAAAATTTAAAGAATCAATAAAATGTCTCGGCCGAGTTTCAAAAGAAAAAAAGATTGAATTAATGCAAAAATCACATTTAATTTGTGTGACATCGGTTAAAGAGGGTTGGGGTTTAATAGTCACCGAGGCCAATTCACAGGGCACGCCAGCCGTGGTTTACAATGTTGATGGTTTAAGAGATAGTGTTAAAAATCAACAAACCGGTTTAGTTTGTCAACAGAATACACCCCAGAATTTAGCAGAAAATATAATTAAATTGTTAGAAAATAAAACAGAATACGACAGATTAAGAAAAAATGGTTGGCAGTGGAGTCGGGAGATTAATTTTGAAAAAAGTTATCGGGATTTTAAAAAAGCTCTAAACTCTAGATAA